The Gadus chalcogrammus isolate NIFS_2021 chromosome 10, NIFS_Gcha_1.0, whole genome shotgun sequence genome contains a region encoding:
- the LOC130390974 gene encoding basic proline-rich protein-like produces LPPPTPPPPGPPPPPQPPQLPRTQPPPPRSPSLPPPPPPAPLPPLPPPLPPPLPPPPPPPPTPLTPPLTPPLTPPPPPPPPPPPPTPLSPLPPKPPNPPPPRPPPPPRPPPPPPPRPPPPPPPPATTPTPTSSPLLPPPPQPPPPPSSPPPTPPPPPPPIPPPPPSPPPPPAPPPPPPPQTPPPPPPIPPPPPPPPSPPPPPAPPQPPPPRTPPPPPPPTPPPSPPPPLPPPTPPPPAAPPHPKPPPPPPSPPTPPPPPDSPSPPTPPPPTPPLPAPAAPPPPPPTPPPSAPPAPPTPPPPPPPPTPPPTPSSPPPTPPTPSTLPQTPPTPPPPSPTPLSPPPPPSTPSTLPPPLPPPPPPSPTPPLTPGPSPPPPTPPPPQPSTVQPCSAAPCGPHATGLQLFRFLEPGTSQRSSIKRSFNLFHSTSQRSSIIKCASPIQFSTQRIRKGFTN; encoded by the exons cttccacctccaacaccacctccacctggaccacctccaccacctcaaccacctcAACTACCTCGaactcaaccaccaccaccacgttcTCCATcacttccacctccaccacctccagctccactaccaccactaccaccaccactaccaccaccactaccaccaccaccaccaccaccaccaacacctctaACTCCACCTCTAACTCCACCTctaactccaccaccaccaccgccacctccaccaccaccaccaacacctctaAGTCCACTTCCACCAAAACCTCCaaatccaccaccacctcgaccaccaccaccacctcgaccaccaccaccaccaccacctcgaccaccaccaccaccaccacctccagcaacAACTCCAACTCCAACTTCATCTCCACTGCTACCACCACCTCCgcaaccacctcctccaccctcatccccacctccaacaccaccaccaccaccaccaccgataccaccacctccaccatcaccacctcctcctccagctcctcctccaccaccaccacctcaaactccaccaccaccaccaccgataccacctcctccaccacctccaccatctccaccacctcctccagctccaccacaacctccaccacctcgaactccaccacctccaccacctccaactccaccaccatctccaccaccacctctaccacctccaactccaccaccaccagcagcaccaccacatcctaaaccaccaccacctcctccatcccctccaactccacctccaccaccagattctccatcacctccaactccaccacctccaactccaccactaccagcaccagcagcaccacctccaccacctccaactccacccccatcagcaccaccagcacctccaactccaccaccacctccaccacctccaactccaccaccaacaccatcatcacctcctcctacacctccaaCACCTTCAACTCTACCTCAAacacctccaactccaccaccaccatcaccaacaccactatcacctcctccacccccttcaACACCTTCAACTCTACCTCCACCgctaccaccacctcctccaccatcaccaacacctccactaACTCCAggaccatcacccccacctccaactccaccacccccacaaccATCAACAGTTCAGCCCTGCTCAGCGGCCCCATGTGGGCCTCACGCCACTGGGCTCCAGCTCTTCAG gTTCCTGGAGCCTGG CACCTCCCAGAGAAGCAGCATCAAGCGCTCCTTCAACCTCTTCCACAGCACTTCCCAGAGAAGCAGCATCATCAAGTGTGCCTCTCCCATCCAATTCAGCACACAAAGAATCAGGAAAGGCTTCACCAATTGA